The following nucleotide sequence is from Primulina huaijiensis isolate GDHJ02 unplaced genomic scaffold, ASM1229523v2 scaffold26229_ERROPOS72855+, whole genome shotgun sequence.
atatatataagaaaataatatttatactcTGCTTTTTGTAAAATATACTTCGCACTACCTTCAAGATTGCTCTCATTAATTATTTTGCTTCTCTTTTGATTCATATATCCATTAACTTTCCTTTATCATAAAATGTTTCTGTAccccaaaacttaatataatattttttatattaacaaaaaaattaatatttaaaaatctagtCATACCTTTTTAACTTTTTGttatgtataaatataataCAAAATAACTAATATATACCTAAAATAATaagtcgaatttttttttattcaaaatactTAATAATCTTGAGATTTTGtggtttcaaaatatttaatttaaaaaaaccgATGTCAAACAAATTAGAATTTGAGATTAAAACTAAGACCTtgtattattttacaaaaatatatagtATATTCTCTGAtgattaaattcatattttttaaaataaatttattgttttgattatatttattttacatatatatacattaaatattaaaaattaactaACTTAAGTTCCAATTTtgaagaatattttttaaatatcaaatgataaattataaaaataaaaaattattttaagatacTAAGACTAATGTTAGTCtccataaattttttattggttATTATGATTAATTGAAAGAATTGGTTTGAAGTTATAAAAAAAGTAGGAAGGCATGTAATAAACTATAAAAacaataactaaaaataaattaagaattggttaattaatttaaaataactttaaatttagttgtattttattttatatttaaggatattaacaaatttaattataatttttgcgaaactaaaataatttaatttagaaaaCGAGAGCCACTAACAAACTTACTTAATAAAAGAAAGAATCAACGAAAGGGTATTATTATCAAattatacaataaaaagtaaagaTGAAGTATGTTTATAAAATAAAGGAGTCTATATATGAAATGCCTACCTGATGCAGCAAGGCAGGTACCCGAAATAATGGCATGATAtccacctttttttttttttttttacacaatgatatcaaaattttgaattgaaatacaatattttttttttttttacattgcagattgattttataaataaattagttatttattacattgtttattttttttttggatattatTACAAGTTGCAAACATTCGTATAACAAAATACATACCCATGAGTTGTGTATATGTCATCAATTTGTCTCGTGGATGGACTTTCTGGATGTACAAGAGCGGTTAATTTCATCTAGTCTAAATATATTCTTGTTAtcttctttaatttattagacactgTTTGAATTTGCACAAAAATAGATATTTTCTGAGACGTgatacttaaaatattttatttaagtcatttataaaaaaaatattaatttttatacgaaaaattattatttagtaGTGTAAATATGAGTAGAGTTGACATCTATAAAACCGTAGtataaaaaacatattattattattattattattaccgACTTTGTAGTGAGATACGTAGAGTAGTTGTAGTGtaatctaattttttaaaaaatccaaatataatttgaatgcCCAACAGCCAACGCTCCGCGGTTATTGCCGGGAGACGCATAGTAATAACTATAGAGTGAACCACCACAACTGGGCCAATAAGCTGCTCTTTCTCTTACAACTTAATAAATACACACGCTATGTATGTccatttgtcttttttttttttttaaaaaaaaagaatgataaaatctaaatcatttgttttctatgtttttttttactcggtgtattttaaattgttttctttttaattgaaattttttatcatgatcaaatatttaaaatatctgagattaaattaataattttattttaatcataCAAAATATAAATCCTTTTacctaataaaatataatagaataattttttttgaaatagtagtaataataaaattgttagattaattaattttgcCTGCAATGCAATATTGGATGGATGGGAATTTGAGGAGGAATTAAAATCCGAGAACCGTTGGCAgagataattaattaattaattattaaaatggaAGAAAAATATGCTAGCTAGAATTAGTGAATAGGTGTTGGTGTTGACTTATCGTGCATTGACCAGGCACAAAGTTTAGACATTCAATAAATGATGAATCGCCCTTTTCTTACACTTAACATGTTTACCAGTTCAACACAGATGTGAGAGCAAACTTATTTATGATTCCCAACCGAAATTTGCCGCTGCCAACTTCTCAACAGTCAATTCAATAtatttacatattattattattatcaactGATAATAAACTTCTGACTTATGATTActatgatatttaaataaataataaaggggagtttctttatatataaaaaaatgtttatggtgAAAGCATTTTCATATTCCTAAATTATATATGTTGGCTCCAAGTGATACTATtattgaattttcaaattccaTGTTTTCTCCCTGCATGTTATACAGTTACCAttgttatttgaaattttaaattagtataaaaaaaaatgggtagaattattattttttttttaaaaaaatggtgtCTATCAGGGATGTGGTCAATGCTTGTGTCTGTCTACTACTAGTACTATGCTAGTTTACGAGTAATCCACACTTATTTTGAAAACACTTTTTGTATTAATGAAGGAAAATAATAATCTATTGATATGGAAATGTTAATGACGTACTTGAATATGTCTATCATATCAGCAAATGTACAATGAAACATATACCAAACCATAATAAAAATACACGACAAATATTTAAGAGACGGCCCAGTTGCattgtattaattaatattaatattaaataaaattaaatgcgCCATACCCTCCTCAAAGTTCAAACTGGTGCTGTCTTCTCCTACAAAAACAGTTCTAATTTTCCTGCAAAAAAATACTCATCCCAAACAGAGAATGGCACCCAAACTCCCGGATTTCTCTCAATCAGTCAAGCTCAAATATGTCAAACTCGGATACCAGTACCTCGCCAACAATCTTCTCGCCTTCTTCCTCATCCCTGTAATCATCGCCTTGTTTCTTGAATCCCTGCGTTTAAGCCCCGAAGAAATTATCCAATTCTGGGACTCCATGCATTTAACCTCACTCCACATCATCTGCTCTTTGTTCCTCATAATCTACTCCGCCACTTTCTTCTTCATGTCGCGGCCCCGCACTGTCTACCTTATCGACTACGCGCTTTTCAAACCCCCGCAGAGCTTGCGAGTTTCATTCGCAGGATTCATGGAGCACGCGCATATTGTGCTGCACAAGGAACCCAAGAGCGTGCATTTTCAGATGAAGATTCTTGAAAGATCTGGGCTTGGGGAAGAGACCTGTTTCCCACCTGCGATGTGTTTTATCCCTCCTTCTCCAAGTATGCGTCGTTCTAGAGAAGAAGCTGAGCTCGTAATCTTTTATTGCATGGACTCGCTTTTCCAGAAAACGGGGATGAGGCCTAGAGATATAGATATATTGATTGTAAACTGCAGTCTTTTCTCGCCTACACCTTCGTTAACAGCTATGGTGATTAACAAGTACAAAATGAGAAGCAATATCAAGAGCTTCAATCTTTCTGGGATGGGGTGTAGTGCAGGTTTAATCTCCATAGATTTAGCCAAAGATCTTCTCCAACAGCATCCCAACTCGAACGCTGTTGTTATTAGTACAGAAATCCTCACTCCCAACTGCTACTTAGGCAAAGAAAGAGCCATGCTCCTCCCTAACTGCCTCTTTCGAATGGGTGGTGCCGCCGTCCTCTTGTCTAACCGGTGGGCTGAGCGCCACCGGTCAAAGTACGTCCTCTCCCACGTCGTAAGAACCCACAAGGGAGCAGACGACAAATCATACAACTGCATACAGCAAGAAGAAGACCAGGAAGGACATGTGGGGATAAAGCTGAACATAGATCTAATGGCCATAGCGGGAGAAGCTCTGAAATCCAATATAACCACAATCGGTCCTCTTGTTCTTCCTGCATCAGAGCAAATCCTCTTTGCCTTTTCACTCCTCAGAAGAAAATTCTTCAACTCGAAATTAAAGCCATATATTCCAGACTTTAAGCAGGCCTTTGAGCACTTCTGCATCCACGCCGGCGGAAGGGCGGTGATCGATGAGTTGCAGAAAAACCTCCAGCTCACGGCGGAGCAAGTGGAGGCTTCAAGAATGACACTACACAGATTTGGAaacacttcttcttcttcacttTGGTATGAACTGTCTTACATAGAATCTAAGGGGAGGATGAGGAAAGGTGACAGGGTGTGGCAGATCGGATTCGGGAGTGGATTTAAGTGCAACAGTGCCGTTTGGAAGTGCAATCGGGATATCAAAACGCCGGTGGAGGGGCCGTGGGCTGATTGCATTGATCGGTACCCGGTTCATATCCCAGAAATTGTCAAGCTCTAGGGATCATTTtgtattatctattattattattggcaGATGAATATTGAGAAATAATTCGTTTTtctatttcttgaatttttatgtaTTCCGGGAAAAATTATTAGTGCCTCGCTCGTCCTTGTTGTGTCGTCAATCTTGGAATTGGttgcttattatttttaatattatataattataaattgttTGATGAATTCTGAAATATTATGCAATTTCCTTCCcactataataattttaaactttatttCTCTTTATCCACTACTCTCATTTAACCTAACATATAAGTTTTTGGCAACATTAATTATTTCTACATTTACTTCAACATGATGATTACTAAGTTTTTGGCAAAGTTTGCATCTTTACCCTCATATTGGTATGTAGCTTTAATTGGGCATTGCAACATCAAATTGCTTGTTTACCCGCGGATAAAAAGGATAGGCAACTAATTAAGATCGCAtgtgcaaaaaaataaaatttcaactcCCATATCCAAATCGTTCAGTAAATGGGACTTTAGCCAATTTACTACTATTCAAGCGGCAAATATGTTTCCAACCCAATGTTTTTTCCCAATTATTAATTGTCTCATtaaatgaattttgaaatttttatgtagTAAATTTATTTCATCCGTTGGATCCATCCGGAGTCTCTCAGTTGGATCGAACAACAAGGTATTAGGTAGAATGAatgctaaataaaatttcaaaacaattttttcGCATTTCTTTATAAATTCTTTGATGCTGTGTATGTATATTTAAGATAGGGGCGCACAAGGGCAATTAATGATTTTTGGGGGAAATTTCAAATTGGCCttttatatttgtaatttttgagttaaattttcgatatataaattttcttttcaatttttgtACCTTTTACACCGCGACGCTGACCTGGTGTCACGTGagaaatgataaaatataatattaaaactcaATTTCGACAAAACAGAGAACTAACTTGCAAAACATACATTATAAAATTTGCAATTTCCTATAATTTTTCCAATTTGTCCCTTATTTTCAAACTTTTTAacatatttcaaatgtttttatCCTATTGACCAAATTTTCTTGGGTGTGTGCATGTACGCCCATCATCTTCTATATGGTATCGACAACGTATCCATGGACTTAAATATTTGGCAAAAAATACGAAGCAATATCTTAAGTCAAGGGAAAAaaacagaagaagaagaagaacaatGACTTTTCCGTGAATTTGATATGGCAATAATAGAAATGATTTTGTTCCCACTGCAACCTCCTTTTGGATGATGGTTAGATTGAACTTTGAAGTATATATCTGGGTTTATTGAATtgatacttaaattaatttaggagCCCCTCGACTTTCACAAAATCCATAAATTAACTTTTTATAACAATtgcaaactttattttatttacacccTTTCAACCCCAATAAGGACAAGGTCATTGCTTTTATGGGGAACCATGTGAAGTGCCAACCACCATTTTTCCTCAGTTATTGCAAGATATCATGTATATGCTGTTCTGAATCCAGCCACGGATATGATTGTCATAAATATCGGACCGGAGGAAATAAATTCTTGCAATTCACCCAACTTTGATGTCAGAGACTCGGCTTAGGCGACCTTAAAATGAAATTCTTTTCTCGAATTGGAGAAAATATACATTGTTTGTGACCATGACTTTCACTACTCTACTACAATCTACTTCATCCACTTTATTTTAGGCGAAAAAAAAGTGCCATTATTCAGAATATATTAGACCTAActcgattatttttttttcttgttttttcacTCGGGTGAGGTCAAATATTTTGATAACTAAATTTCTTCTAATCTCAACCGTTAATATTCTAATTCTACCTAATAATAGGTTTAATTGAAGTGGGGAAACTAGCCAGATCCATACCAAATACAAAACATTTGTATGTAGTAGTAATTATTAGTTTAATAATAATGCAATAATTTAAAGGGTAGAGAATGATAGTTGAGATGACTCACCAAACTTGCACCTAACGTGAGATTGGCGACTTTATTAGAAGGCCCCCGACGGCACATGAGTTGATGAAGGAGATGTGAAATGGGCAAGTACTGTGTAACCGGGGGCACAGGATTCATCGCGGCTCATCTCATCAAGTCATTGCTCGAAAAGGGTCACACCGTTACCACCACCGTGCGCCATCCAGGTTTTCTCCATTCATATTAATCGTTGAGCACGGACATTCGATCGTGAGAACACGATCGTTGAGCACGGACATTCGATCGTGAGAACACggattgtttattttattttgtgattatattcgattttttttaaaaagaaattgaaatatACGAAATCCTTCATCTATGACAATATGAAATGGTTCTGGTCATATAAACATTAATTTGCACTCaaatgttttagctttattttACATCAGAAAATGTAGACCAAATTAGCTATCTTTGGGAGCTAAATGGAGCGAAGGAGAGGCTCCATATTGTAAAAGCTGATTTGTTGGCGGAGGGAAGCTTCGACGAGGCCGTGGCTAGAGTCGACGGTGTTTTCCACACCGCATCTCCGGTGCTTGTGGCATATGATGATAAAGTCAAGGCAAGTTTAAGGAGGGTAGACTGATAATCTTCATTCATACTAGACTAGAATGTACCAGCAATTTACTTGAAGTTATTGTATTATTCATATACCTTAAATTAATGTCAAATTCATCCATGAACATTTGCAGGAAAATTTGATTGATCCATGTTTAAGAGGGACCTTAAATGTTCTGAACTCCTGCCAAAAAACAAGCAGTGTGAAAAGGGTCGTGTTAACCTCGTCCTGTTCTTCCATAAGATATCGATACGACGTTGATCAAGTATCGCCTCTTAACGAATCTCACTGGAGTGATGCAGAGTATTGTGAACGATACAATGTAAATAAATCCTATTCTAACTCTTTTCCATTTGTCTGCAAACACCACCACAAAACGCACGCAAACTCGATTGACCAAAAAAATAAGTCGAGGCAATTATAGAAACGATATGGTTTCTACAAAATCGATCTTAGAGTTTAAATTTTGTTTGACACGTGATAATCCTTGAACATTATGCGCGCCATTTATCTATAAAGTCTTATTTGCAGCTGTGGTATGCTTATGCTAAGACCATAGCAGAGAAAGAAGCATGGAAAATGGCTAAGGAAAGTGGTATGGATCTTGTTGTTGTGAACCCTTCATTTGTAGTTGGCCCACTACTTGCACCGCAACCCACTAGTACCTTGGTCATAATATTGGCTATTGTCAAAGGTTGGATTTTTTTATTCTACTTTTGATTCATTGCACTTCGTTTTGCTTTTGAAATTTTGTGTTCTGTTTCTTCATAAACGTTAATTTCGACAACTAGAATGCACAATTGATTCAAGAATGAAGCTAGTATCGAAAGGAAGGACTTTAACACCCAAATCTAAGAAAGAAAGACATTTactgtaaattttttatttttttttatttttggttcatTCTTTTTCTAAATCTATTGTTAGGCCTTACTGAAGAGTACCCCAAC
It contains:
- the LOC140967691 gene encoding tetraketide alpha-pyrone reductase 2-like, which gives rise to MGKYCVTGGTGFIAAHLIKSLLEKGHTVTTTVRHPENVDQISYLWELNGAKERLHIVKADLLAEGSFDEAVARVDGVFHTASPVLVAYDDKVKENLIDPCLRGTLNVLNSCQKTSSVKRVVLTSSCSSIRYRYDVDQVSPLNESHWSDAEYCERYNLWYAYAKTIAEKEAWKMAKESGMDLVVVNPSFVVGPLLAPQPTSTLVIILAIVKGLTEEYPNTTVGFVHIEDVVNAHILAMEESKASGRLICSSSVAHWSEIIGLLRARYPSYPYATKCSNKEGDNNPHSMDSSKILELGLPAFKTIDQMFDDCIKSFQIRGFL
- the LOC140967692 gene encoding 3-ketoacyl-CoA synthase 5-like codes for the protein MAPKLPDFSQSVKLKYVKLGYQYLANNLLAFFLIPVIIALFLESLRLSPEEIIQFWDSMHLTSLHIICSLFLIIYSATFFFMSRPRTVYLIDYALFKPPQSLRVSFAGFMEHAHIVLHKEPKSVHFQMKILERSGLGEETCFPPAMCFIPPSPSMRRSREEAELVIFYCMDSLFQKTGMRPRDIDILIVNCSLFSPTPSLTAMVINKYKMRSNIKSFNLSGMGCSAGLISIDLAKDLLQQHPNSNAVVISTEILTPNCYLGKERAMLLPNCLFRMGGAAVLLSNRWAERHRSKYVLSHVVRTHKGADDKSYNCIQQEEDQEGHVGIKLNIDLMAIAGEALKSNITTIGPLVLPASEQILFAFSLLRRKFFNSKLKPYIPDFKQAFEHFCIHAGGRAVIDELQKNLQLTAEQVEASRMTLHRFGNTSSSSLWYELSYIESKGRMRKGDRVWQIGFGSGFKCNSAVWKCNRDIKTPVEGPWADCIDRYPVHIPEIVKL